GGGGTCCGGCCTGAGTTGGAAGGTCCCGGGCGAGCGGGGAGCACAGTCGTCGGATCACCCGTCTCGGTTGGGTGTGGGATGTGAAGGGCGCTACGTAGGGTCGCCGAGCCTGCGCTTCAGCGACAGGCGCTTCCAGGATCTCACTTCAGCGATGATTCCTTCGACGCTGCGTTCGATATCGGTGCGAGAGGTCTGGGCCCGCAGTTCGACGAACAGTCCGAACAGCTGGGTGGTGAGAAAGTCGGCTCGCCGGCCGGGCGATCCGGAGTCGATTTCGCCCCTCGTCTCGGCGGTGGCCAGTGCGTCGGAAAACGCGTCTTTGATCATGATTCGGTAGAGGTCGGCGTCGTCGGCGAAGGACGGGTCCGGTGGCACCAGTTCCGTCATCGTATTGACCATCAGGCACCCGGCCGGCTTGTCGGGCTGATCCGCCGAAACCTGTTGGAAGAATGCCTCGAGTGCGTCGAGTCCGCCTTCGGAGAGGGGGGCGAGTCGTGTACCGAAATACTCCAGATAGTGGTTGAGGGCCGTGCTGAAGAGTTCCCGCTTCGACCCGTACTCGGAGTAGAGCGAGGAGCGGGAGAGGCCG
This portion of the Acidimicrobiia bacterium genome encodes:
- a CDS encoding TetR/AcrR family transcriptional regulator, with the protein product MPRTKQYEPDRIAGIAMNVFWTQGYGATSIEDLAEATGLSRSSLYSEYGSKRELFSTALNHYLEYFGTRLAPLSEGGLDALEAFFQQVSADQPDKPAGCLMVNTMTELVPPDPSFADDADLYRIMIKDAFSDALATAETRGEIDSGSPGRRADFLTTQLFGLFVELRAQTSRTDIERSVEGIIAEVRSWKRLSLKRRLGDPT